A single region of the Manihot esculenta cultivar AM560-2 chromosome 12, M.esculenta_v8, whole genome shotgun sequence genome encodes:
- the LOC110627899 gene encoding uncharacterized protein LOC110627899, with translation MKVKCIHCRHQLGVSKIGATTHFLRHLNSFLRRKMNLKGQQQLNITTTITETESVTSVKNFKYDHTKKASHAIASKYCFSAYEIEKKKVKALMKDTNKIVAQGGMQLISCYHLLWSLNISSLDISKEIEVIHICLVRMIGKRLRKCALFLKNLMKLLMSFQVIWTLKLKFKLTS, from the exons ATGAAGGTAAAATGTATTCATTGCAGGCACCAACTTGGAGTAAGCAAAATTGGTGCCACAACACACTTTCTTAGACATTTAAATAGTTTCCTAAGAAGGAAGATGAATTTGAAAGGGCAACAACAACTCAACATCACAACAACCATAACTGAGACAGAAAGTGTGACGTCTGTGAAGAATTTTAAATATGACCATACAAAA AAGGCTAGTCATGCAATTGCAAGCAAATATTGTTTTTCTGCATACGAAATTGAGAAGAAGAAAGTGAAAGCATTAATGAAGGACACTAATAAG ATTGTGGCACAAGGTGGAATGCAACTTATTTCATGCTATCACCTGCTTTGGAGTTTAAATATCTCTTCCCTCGATATCAGCAAAGAGATTGAAGTTATACATATTTGTCTAGTGAGGATGATTGGCAAAAGGTTAAGAAAGTGTGCTCTTTTCTTGAAGAATTTAATGAAGTTATTAATGTCATTTCAG GTTATATGGACgttgaagttgaaattcaagttgACTAGTTGA
- the LOC122725287 gene encoding cell surface glycoprotein 1-like, which yields MVRIKMKATGGPFMWKKLGLPKPIPSDSDDETWDTAPPATTNTETPPTTSTATGRTDSPAVQTYRRQKKRPRTPPPPSTIAPKANPAGEMLPEATTSSGHGQKRPRIQSPPPPPRSEPEPTIAIHPAGHKESGTPTASTSDMPTDTPTDLPRDTPTDAPSNLLSAMPSDMPTDAPSNVPNAMPSDVPTDVPTDAPTDLPSDTLSDMPSNLPSDLPKPVYPDHIVKALTFNKISERIRLVKVSSLPYHPGAGRFILDIGLPPNYPASYNITGP from the exons ATGGTAAGAATCAAGATGAAGGCTACAGGCGGAccgttcatgtggaagaaactagGGCTGCCGAAACCCATCCCCTCTGACAGTGACGATGAAACGTGGGACACAGCTCCACCGGCCACCACCAACACCGAGACACCACCGACCACAAGTACAGCAACAGGACGCACCGACTCACCGGCCGTCCAGACATATCGCCGGCAAAAGAAACGGCCAAGAACGCCGCCACCACCATCCACAATAGCCCCGAAGGCAAACCCTGCGGGCGAAATGCTACCTGAAGCCACCACTTCCTCCGGCCACGGCCAGAAACGGCCGAGAATACAGTCGCCACCTCCGCCACCAAGATCAGAACCAGAACCTACCATTGCCATACATCCTGCAGGACACAAAGAAAGTGGTACGCCCACTGCCTCCACCAGCGATATGCCCACTGATACGCCCACGGACCTGCCTCGTGATACGCCCACTGATGCGCCCAGCAATTTGCTAAGCGCTATGCCAAGTGATATGCCCACTGATGCGCCCAGCAATGTGCCAAACGCTATGCCTAGTGATGTGCCCACTGATGTGCCCACTGATGCGCCCACAGACTTACCAAGCGACACACTCAGTGATATGCCCAGcaatttgcccagcgatttgcccaagccAGTATACCCAGATCACATCGTTAAAGCCCTGACATTCAACAAAATTTCTGAGCGCATCAGGCTGGTTAAAGTTTCATCTCTACCATATCACCCAG gggcAGGAAGATTCATCTTGGAtattgggttgccacccaactaTCCAGCATCATACAATATAACAGGCCCTTGA